The Hymenobacter swuensis DY53 genome includes the window GTCCGAACCGGATTTAGTAGCCGGTATTCTGGGTGATTTTGCCGCTGGTGCGGTCAATTTCCTGCTGCGGAATGGGGCGCAGCACGTGGAAGGCCTGAATGTTGCGGGCCGCGTTGGAGCCGTACTGGTCGGTGCCACCGGGGATGGGCGAGGGTTTGGAGCCCACGTAGGCCGGCACGTAGCGCTTCACGCGCTCCACCAGCTTGCCGGTGCGCACCAGGTCGTACCAGCGCGTAAACTCACCGCACAGCTCGCGGGTGCGCTCTTCCAGAATGAAGTCGATGTTGAGCTGCGCAGCCGTAATTTCCATCTGCGCGGTGCGGCCGGGCGCGGCGGCGCGGCGGCGGATGGTATTGATCTGGTTCACGGCCTCAGTGGTACGGCCCAGGTACATATTGGCCTCGGCCGCAATGAGGTAGGTTTCGGCCAGGCGGTAAAAAATCAGCGGCCGGTCAGAGCTGTTGTTGACGGCTGCGCGGGTGGCGTCGTCGTACTTGTTGATGTAGGGCGAGAAGTTGGTGGTGTAGGTGCTGGGCGTGCCCACTACGTAGCGACCGTTAGGACGGCTGTTGATGCGAGCCTGCTCGGCGGCCGTCAGCTCGCGGCCAGCGTACCAGGCGGCCGTGTCGCCTACCACGGCGCGGGGGTTAAAGGCAGTGCCACTGTTGCCACCTATGCCGTTCACCAGCCACAATGTGGAAAACCACTTGGCGTAGCGGGTATCAGTAGTACGCCACTGGCGCGGGGTGGTTTCCGAGGCCAGCTTGTAGGAGTCGAGCAGGTAGGGCGTGGAGCCCAGGCGGCCGAAGGGACGGCCATACTGGATGCTACGGGCCATATTCGGCAGCAGGTCGTAGCGCACCCGGAACAGGAAGTTGGTCTGGTTCTGGCCGGCGCCGCCCGCCCCGTTATCGGAAATGCCCGTGAACACGGGGTCGGCGTTGAACTGCACGTTCATCAGCACCTCTTTGCCGTTTTCATTGCCTTCGGCGAATACCTGGGCCGGGTCGGTTTCCAGGCCCTTGCCGTACTTAGAGGCATCCCGAATCAGCTCTTCGGCAAACTGGGCAGCCTTGGTGTAGTCATCGGCGGCACGGGCCGTGGAGGTGGCGCGGGTCAGGTGCACTTTGGCCAGCAGGTGCAGGGCCGTGGCACGCGTTACGCGGCCGGGCTGGGCTGCCGTGTTGGAAATGCCGGTGGTGGGGTTCAGGGCATCGTTCAGGTCAGCTACAATGGCGTTATACACGTCGGCCAGGGGGGCCCGCGCAATGTCCTTGGTGGGCGTATCCACAAATTTGAGCATCAGCGGCACGTCGCCGAAAGACTGCACCAGGTAGAAGTAGTTCCAGGCGCGCAGCACTTTGGTTTCGGCCACAATCTGGTTCACGGCGGCGGGGGCCAGCCCCTGTACCGTACCGGCGTACTGCAGCACCCCGTTGGCGGTGTTGATGTTGCCATAGAAGGCGTTCCAGAGGTTGGTAGCCGTGCCGTTGGTGGAGCTCATCTCGCCCGCGTTGTAGTCCTCGAAGCCGTTGGAGGTGCCGAAGCCGCGCATGAACTCATCGGTACCCTGCGACATGAAGTTGGAGCCGCCTTGGTCGGCGGTGATGTTGCGCAGACCCGAGTACACGCCTATCAGGCCGGCCTGAATGCCGTCGGGGGTACCAAAGAAGCCGGGTACCAGTACCGAGCGGGGGTCTTCCACCAAGGTGTCCTTATCGCAGCTGGTGGCAGCCATGAGCAACGCCAGAGCTGTGCCGGTAAATAGTAGCTTTTTCATAGGAAAAGAGGCGCCGGGGCGCCGGAAGAGTTAAGGGAAGAAATTAGAAGCCCACGTTGATGCCCACGATGAAGGCGCGG containing:
- a CDS encoding RagB/SusD family nutrient uptake outer membrane protein — translated: MKKLLFTGTALALLMAATSCDKDTLVEDPRSVLVPGFFGTPDGIQAGLIGVYSGLRNITADQGGSNFMSQGTDEFMRGFGTSNGFEDYNAGEMSSTNGTATNLWNAFYGNINTANGVLQYAGTVQGLAPAAVNQIVAETKVLRAWNYFYLVQSFGDVPLMLKFVDTPTKDIARAPLADVYNAIVADLNDALNPTTGISNTAAQPGRVTRATALHLLAKVHLTRATSTARAADDYTKAAQFAEELIRDASKYGKGLETDPAQVFAEGNENGKEVLMNVQFNADPVFTGISDNGAGGAGQNQTNFLFRVRYDLLPNMARSIQYGRPFGRLGSTPYLLDSYKLASETTPRQWRTTDTRYAKWFSTLWLVNGIGGNSGTAFNPRAVVGDTAAWYAGRELTAAEQARINSRPNGRYVVGTPSTYTTNFSPYINKYDDATRAAVNNSSDRPLIFYRLAETYLIAAEANMYLGRTTEAVNQINTIRRRAAAPGRTAQMEITAAQLNIDFILEERTRELCGEFTRWYDLVRTGKLVERVKRYVPAYVGSKPSPIPGGTDQYGSNAARNIQAFHVLRPIPQQEIDRTSGKITQNTGY